The Gemmata palustris genome includes a region encoding these proteins:
- a CDS encoding DUF1559 family PulG-like putative transporter codes for MYLRSRSHCSGRVAPPTRGFTLIELLVVIAIIAILIGLLLPAVQKVREAAARMKCSNNLKQISLGNMNYESSNGTFLPGISRTGCCWGTWQVPILPYIEQDNIFKIYTNFGGLDNTGARYAGGGNAEVANKRISTFTCPSDTPSVIGTITQHNYVLNAGNTSLYQSQIPIGCTGGSVTSTTCTSFGGAPFGWYEDPATLAAGGDSSPVDYGAGNAAFGRCGRPRKIAEISDGTSNTLMASEICQGQGGGDYRGFSWWGGAAGFTAYSQPNSTDPDVLTGAGCNSTPPNAPCTDVSTASRPRMQVARSRHTNGVTVGMCDGSVRFVPNAISLVTWRALSTSQGGEVLGNDG; via the coding sequence ATGTACCTCCGGTCCCGTTCTCATTGCTCCGGTCGCGTCGCCCCCCCAACTCGCGGGTTCACGCTGATCGAACTGTTGGTCGTGATCGCGATCATCGCAATCCTTATCGGCCTCCTGTTGCCCGCCGTCCAGAAAGTGCGCGAGGCCGCCGCGCGCATGAAGTGCAGTAACAACCTCAAGCAGATCAGCCTCGGGAACATGAACTACGAGAGCTCGAACGGCACGTTCCTGCCCGGCATCAGCCGCACGGGGTGCTGCTGGGGCACCTGGCAGGTACCGATCCTGCCGTACATCGAGCAGGACAACATCTTCAAGATTTACACGAACTTCGGCGGGCTGGACAACACCGGCGCGCGGTACGCGGGCGGGGGGAACGCGGAGGTCGCGAACAAGCGGATCTCGACGTTCACGTGCCCGAGCGACACGCCGAGCGTGATCGGGACCATTACGCAGCACAACTACGTGCTGAACGCCGGGAACACGAGCCTCTACCAGTCACAGATCCCGATCGGGTGTACCGGCGGGTCGGTCACCAGCACCACGTGTACGAGCTTCGGCGGCGCCCCGTTCGGGTGGTACGAAGACCCCGCGACCCTGGCCGCGGGCGGCGACTCCTCGCCCGTGGATTACGGCGCCGGCAACGCGGCCTTCGGGCGCTGCGGGCGCCCGCGGAAGATCGCCGAGATCAGCGACGGCACGAGCAACACGCTCATGGCGTCGGAAATCTGCCAGGGGCAGGGCGGGGGCGACTACCGCGGGTTCTCGTGGTGGGGCGGGGCCGCCGGGTTCACCGCGTACAGCCAGCCGAACAGCACCGACCCCGACGTGCTGACCGGGGCCGGGTGCAACAGCACGCCCCCCAACGCCCCCTGCACAGACGTTTCCACGGCCTCGCGCCCGCGCATGCAGGTGGCCCGCAGCCGGCACACCAACGGCGTTACCGTGGGCATGTGTGACGGGAGCGTCCGGTTCGTGCCGAACGCGATCAGCCTGGTGACGTGGCGCGCCCTGAGCACCTCTCAAGGTGGTGAAGTTCTTGGTAACGACGGGTGA
- a CDS encoding TIGR03067 domain-containing protein → MRRTFGTGLAVALLALALGCGKKVGTAPGGPPDPSSGSGSIQGTWLLVALEADGEVQDKVVKSMSAEEKTLNITPDQVIFFKGGQKEPLAYKLDPSKNPNEIDMSGTKRDGKPETMYGIYKFEGDKLTICAVKSDEPADRPKELKTHAAGRALVMVFEKK, encoded by the coding sequence ATGCGTCGAACCTTTGGCACCGGCTTGGCGGTCGCGCTCCTCGCGCTCGCGCTCGGGTGCGGCAAGAAGGTCGGCACCGCGCCGGGCGGCCCCCCGGACCCCAGCAGTGGCTCCGGGAGCATCCAGGGCACTTGGTTACTGGTCGCGTTGGAAGCGGACGGGGAGGTACAGGACAAGGTCGTGAAATCCATGTCGGCAGAAGAGAAGACGCTCAACATTACCCCGGACCAGGTGATCTTTTTTAAGGGCGGTCAAAAAGAACCTCTGGCCTACAAGCTCGACCCCTCGAAGAACCCGAACGAAATCGACATGAGCGGAACGAAACGGGACGGCAAGCCCGAAACGATGTACGGCATCTACAAGTTTGAAGGGGACAAGCTCACCATTTGCGCGGTTAAATCCGACGAGCCGGCCGACCGACCGAAGGAACTCAAGACCCACGCGGCCGGCCGAGCGCTGGTCATGGTCTTCGAGAAGAAGTGA
- a CDS encoding FHA domain-containing protein — translation MNDPLIARFADACGATAPLDLRVDLAGGGLLAEGSVDQPFTLVGRDDSCDVTLSDPDINPRHAWLQVLGGRVFAIDLGSRTGLLWPGGTRGSDWLDAGVPAKVGPFLLRLRAPAAERPSTFPPNYNPLVADTGAKARPAVSLEFRNGKRAKDRWAVNRLVTLVGRSPECKIHLTADDISLYHCGLVSTRDGLWVVDLSGRGVVVNGERMRVAPLTNGAELWVGRFLIGCQYQAPPGEGHGSGAAPGDHGVMNSSSTSKNPQVFPPTSLPAPKPPQGAEDEVELGATPESADDLPNSHIMADAFRQPAGANVSGPASNSITVSGSGPTPGALAPPTPHDAPLAGLFGALGFEPPDDGPLAPVLRQMADLHARTFGEFEQWLRLVARLFGHVKREHAPVVQHELNRIEGLTAEITALQLEVSRHELERVAADRAKQPAPSLDSAVPAPTAPDDGAQRPELWVPPSARTPIPDPPRPRAPDPAPAPPPNLDRLRALQQERANRWQAVIALFTRG, via the coding sequence GTGAACGACCCTTTAATCGCCCGGTTCGCCGACGCCTGCGGCGCGACCGCTCCGCTGGATTTGCGCGTCGATTTGGCCGGAGGTGGCCTCCTGGCCGAAGGCTCGGTCGATCAGCCGTTCACCCTCGTCGGGCGCGACGACTCCTGCGACGTCACCCTTTCCGATCCCGACATCAACCCCCGACACGCCTGGCTCCAGGTGCTCGGCGGGCGCGTGTTCGCGATCGACCTGGGGAGCCGCACGGGGCTGCTGTGGCCGGGCGGAACCCGCGGGTCCGACTGGCTCGACGCGGGGGTGCCCGCGAAGGTCGGGCCGTTCCTGCTCCGGCTCCGCGCCCCGGCCGCCGAACGCCCGAGTACGTTCCCCCCCAATTACAACCCGCTCGTGGCCGATACGGGCGCCAAAGCGCGCCCGGCGGTTTCGCTGGAGTTCCGCAACGGGAAGCGGGCCAAGGACCGCTGGGCGGTGAACCGGCTCGTCACACTCGTCGGGCGCTCGCCCGAGTGCAAGATCCACCTGACGGCCGACGACATCTCGCTGTACCACTGCGGCCTCGTGTCCACGCGCGACGGGTTGTGGGTCGTCGACCTGTCCGGGCGCGGCGTGGTGGTGAACGGCGAGCGCATGCGGGTCGCGCCGCTGACCAACGGCGCCGAGCTGTGGGTCGGCCGGTTCCTGATCGGGTGCCAGTACCAGGCGCCGCCGGGCGAGGGGCACGGGTCGGGCGCGGCCCCCGGTGACCACGGGGTCATGAACTCGTCTTCGACCTCGAAAAACCCGCAGGTGTTCCCGCCCACCAGCCTCCCGGCCCCGAAGCCGCCCCAAGGGGCCGAAGACGAAGTCGAACTCGGCGCCACGCCGGAATCGGCCGACGACCTGCCGAATTCGCACATCATGGCCGATGCGTTCCGCCAACCGGCCGGGGCCAACGTGAGCGGCCCGGCCTCCAACTCGATCACCGTCTCCGGTTCCGGCCCCACGCCCGGGGCGCTCGCGCCCCCCACTCCCCACGACGCACCGCTCGCGGGGCTGTTCGGCGCGCTCGGCTTCGAGCCCCCCGACGACGGCCCGCTCGCACCCGTTCTGCGGCAAATGGCCGACCTCCACGCCCGCACGTTCGGTGAGTTCGAGCAGTGGTTGCGCCTAGTTGCCCGGCTGTTCGGCCACGTGAAACGAGAACACGCACCCGTGGTGCAACACGAACTGAACCGGATCGAGGGCCTGACGGCCGAAATCACCGCCCTCCAGTTGGAAGTGTCGCGCCACGAACTCGAACGGGTCGCGGCGGACCGGGCCAAGCAACCGGCCCCCTCGCTCGACAGTGCCGTGCCCGCACCGACGGCTCCAGACGACGGAGCGCAACGCCCCGAGTTGTGGGTTCCGCCGTCGGCCCGCACCCCGATTCCCGATCCACCGCGCCCCCGCGCACCCGACCCGGCACCCGCGCCGCCACCAAACCTGGACCGCCTCCGTGCGCTCCAACAGGAGCGCGCCAACCGGTGGCAAGCGGTCATCGCGCTCTTCACCCGGGGGTAA
- a CDS encoding exosortase/archaeosortase family protein, translating into MSSAPSSPSRSGSPLAAEVVRTPGWIAALLALVGVLVFVYAGLFRYCFGEWQKPDYSHGFLVPFFAAYLAWRWRAWAPERVRWPEPWGLAFLAVGGGLFVVFGDRNIGKEWMQGISFVLNLCGATLLLGGWKALKWLWPALGFLLFMFPLPYRVETALGWQLQKVASIASEFVLQTIGYPTYREGIILHVKDHVLRVEEACSGLSMLLTFAALATGMAMIVKRPWFDRGLILVSAVPVAVLSNVLRIALTGVLYNEAGKELGDRVFHDFAGWMMMPLALLILWAELKLLDWVFVDQGGRASREEMIKANSVNPAYLIMTALPPEKGGTPPPAVQPAQLQPKGARR; encoded by the coding sequence GTGAGTTCAGCCCCCTCTTCTCCGTCGCGCTCCGGTTCCCCGCTCGCCGCCGAAGTGGTCCGCACCCCGGGTTGGATCGCGGCCCTGCTCGCGCTCGTTGGGGTGCTGGTGTTCGTCTACGCCGGCCTGTTTCGGTACTGCTTCGGGGAGTGGCAGAAGCCGGATTACTCGCACGGGTTCCTCGTGCCGTTCTTCGCCGCTTACTTGGCGTGGCGCTGGCGCGCGTGGGCGCCCGAGCGCGTCCGCTGGCCGGAACCGTGGGGGCTCGCGTTCCTCGCGGTCGGGGGCGGGTTGTTCGTCGTGTTCGGCGACCGGAACATCGGGAAAGAGTGGATGCAGGGCATTTCGTTCGTGCTGAACCTGTGCGGCGCGACCCTACTTTTAGGCGGGTGGAAGGCGCTGAAGTGGCTGTGGCCGGCGCTCGGGTTCCTGCTGTTCATGTTCCCGCTGCCGTACCGGGTGGAAACCGCCCTCGGCTGGCAGCTCCAGAAGGTCGCGTCCATCGCCTCCGAGTTCGTCCTCCAGACCATCGGCTACCCGACGTACCGCGAGGGGATCATCCTGCACGTCAAGGACCACGTGCTGCGGGTCGAGGAGGCGTGCAGCGGGCTGAGCATGTTGCTCACGTTCGCCGCGCTCGCGACCGGGATGGCGATGATCGTAAAACGGCCGTGGTTCGACCGCGGGCTCATTCTCGTGTCGGCCGTGCCGGTCGCGGTGCTCTCGAACGTGCTGCGCATCGCGCTCACCGGGGTGCTGTACAACGAGGCCGGTAAGGAACTCGGCGACCGCGTGTTCCACGACTTCGCGGGGTGGATGATGATGCCGCTGGCCCTACTCATCCTGTGGGCCGAACTGAAGCTCCTGGACTGGGTGTTCGTGGACCAGGGCGGAAGGGCGAGCCGCGAGGAAATGATCAAAGCGAATTCGGTGAACCCGGCGTACCTGATTATGACCGCGCTCCCGCCGGAAAAGGGCGGCACCCCGCCGCCCGCGGTCCAACCCGCGCAGCTCCAGCCCAAGGGGGCGCGGCGGTGA
- a CDS encoding DUF6999 family protein, which produces MPPTDATQKLQSIKHNPLDPNPWLALYVDTSVPLHAVAKANFLVDVASTSRQWFLPMIRPFCRLTICGFKVLKTVMPRFLTSSWLLHHSIYWGLKWFVSPYANYLIMRHFHIGTELLQFIAKNAKGVNMEFVGLRPEKLHDLTENVFLQHDLNIFNFIIEINRQLNEQGLELQPKGELDFSCITDGEFPIEDMPHGWFNLIDLESAIEMYTPMYQLLLTDSDFWRACNSLQLDETIALYATTLLNDHRYLGLVNNKHPIVPSSTLGAAHRLMLHGLAAEFLHAFLVRQKRTRENKADAVKQDRPLQGPISS; this is translated from the coding sequence ATGCCGCCCACCGACGCGACGCAGAAGCTCCAGAGCATCAAGCACAACCCGCTCGACCCGAACCCGTGGCTCGCGCTCTACGTGGACACGAGCGTGCCGCTTCATGCGGTCGCGAAGGCGAACTTCCTGGTGGACGTGGCCTCGACGTCGCGCCAGTGGTTCCTGCCGATGATTCGGCCGTTTTGTCGGCTCACGATTTGCGGGTTCAAGGTGCTGAAAACGGTGATGCCGCGGTTCCTCACATCGTCGTGGTTGTTGCACCACTCGATTTATTGGGGCCTGAAGTGGTTCGTATCGCCCTACGCGAACTACCTCATCATGCGCCACTTCCACATCGGCACGGAGCTGCTCCAGTTCATCGCGAAGAACGCGAAGGGCGTGAACATGGAGTTCGTGGGCCTGCGCCCGGAGAAGCTACACGACCTGACCGAGAACGTGTTCCTGCAACACGACCTGAACATCTTTAACTTCATCATCGAGATCAACCGGCAGCTCAACGAACAGGGGTTGGAGCTTCAACCGAAGGGTGAACTCGACTTCAGTTGCATCACCGACGGCGAGTTCCCGATCGAGGACATGCCGCACGGCTGGTTCAACTTAATCGACCTCGAATCGGCGATCGAAATGTACACGCCGATGTACCAACTGCTCCTGACCGACAGCGACTTCTGGCGCGCGTGCAACTCGCTCCAACTGGACGAAACCATCGCGCTCTACGCGACCACGCTCCTGAACGACCACCGGTACTTGGGGTTGGTGAACAACAAGCACCCGATCGTTCCGAGTTCGACGCTCGGTGCCGCGCACCGCCTCATGCTGCACGGCCTGGCGGCGGAGTTCCTGCACGCCTTTCTGGTCCGCCAGAAGCGCACACGCGAGAACAAGGCCGACGCCGTGAAGCAGGACCGCCCCCTACAGGGACCAATATCCTCCTGA
- a CDS encoding VanZ family protein, protein MKSGRRVFAVIVCGVAAFIVYGSLVPFHFGPRTNSFGRVLADGVRISSRSDAVANVMLGVPLGFALLGLVSVDRAWPRRRVAGLGALLLPVCVLFSSAVEFAQLYTAERTCSASDIVAQGAGALAGMGAWVLWGQALTDRVRAVWARADVNASGQVLIAYLALLAFVQMLPLDLSASPAELYRKLRDTVRFAPFGAFDGLNDAERWEQIAKLAKLAGLYFPLGLLAARLKGHIQTWNIARVVLAAGAVALCLESAQLIVKSRTPSTTDALVGAVAAVLGWYAGRVHHEGLAIPFAVSWGVVWFAGMTPVTQSPANTPRLELPRPFDWVPGRPLESGDPLFTLEEVLTKLVLFGLLGVLVAAWRLPPRHRRGAPGSVRVAVVIATALGLAVSSFFESGQRWYDTHTPCITDVLLGGIGAAVGVVASSLTCVRRGGSPARIARPPVC, encoded by the coding sequence GTGAAGTCTGGCCGGCGCGTATTTGCGGTAATCGTGTGCGGGGTGGCCGCGTTCATCGTGTACGGCAGCCTCGTGCCGTTCCACTTCGGCCCGCGCACGAACAGTTTCGGGCGCGTACTGGCCGACGGCGTGAGAATCTCGTCGCGGTCGGACGCGGTCGCGAACGTGATGCTCGGCGTCCCGCTCGGGTTCGCCCTCCTCGGGCTGGTGAGCGTTGATCGCGCCTGGCCGCGTCGCAGGGTCGCGGGCCTCGGGGCGCTCCTGCTGCCGGTCTGTGTCCTGTTCTCCAGCGCGGTCGAATTTGCCCAGCTCTACACCGCCGAGCGCACCTGTTCCGCGTCCGACATCGTGGCGCAGGGGGCGGGCGCGCTGGCGGGAATGGGCGCGTGGGTGCTGTGGGGGCAAGCGCTCACGGACCGCGTGCGGGCCGTGTGGGCGCGGGCCGATGTGAACGCCAGCGGTCAGGTGCTGATCGCGTACCTCGCGCTACTCGCGTTCGTTCAAATGCTTCCGCTCGATTTAAGCGCGAGCCCGGCCGAACTGTATCGGAAATTGCGCGACACGGTTCGGTTCGCGCCGTTCGGGGCGTTCGATGGTCTGAACGACGCCGAACGGTGGGAGCAGATCGCGAAACTGGCGAAGCTCGCGGGCCTGTATTTCCCACTGGGATTGCTCGCAGCGCGACTCAAGGGCCACATACAAACGTGGAACATTGCCCGCGTCGTGCTCGCCGCCGGCGCCGTTGCGCTGTGCCTCGAATCGGCGCAATTGATTGTGAAGTCGCGCACGCCGAGCACCACGGACGCACTCGTCGGCGCGGTCGCGGCCGTCCTGGGGTGGTACGCCGGGCGCGTTCACCACGAGGGGCTCGCGATCCCGTTCGCGGTGAGTTGGGGCGTCGTGTGGTTCGCGGGGATGACGCCCGTCACACAGTCGCCGGCAAACACCCCGCGCCTCGAACTACCCCGGCCGTTCGACTGGGTGCCGGGGCGCCCACTCGAGAGCGGCGATCCGCTCTTTACGCTCGAAGAGGTGCTCACGAAGTTGGTGCTGTTCGGGCTGCTCGGCGTGCTGGTCGCGGCGTGGCGCCTGCCCCCGCGTCACCGAAGGGGCGCACCCGGTTCGGTGCGGGTGGCCGTGGTGATCGCGACCGCGTTGGGGTTAGCCGTCTCATCGTTTTTCGAGAGCGGGCAGCGGTGGTACGACACGCACACGCCCTGCATCACCGACGTGCTGCTCGGCGGAATCGGTGCGGCGGTCGGCGTGGTCGCTTCGAGTTTAACGTGTGTGCGACGCGGTGGTTCACCAGCACGAATCGCTCGTCCCCCCGTGTGCTAA
- a CDS encoding 3-oxoacyl-[acyl-carrier-protein] synthase III C-terminal domain-containing protein, which produces MQRRCFITSVGQFFPGEPVTNEQMEARLGQIGPRPSGLRERVLRQNKIEQRYYALDNNQHTTHTNAQMAARAVRDAIGRSTLDLKAVRLLVAATSQGDLPLPGFASMVHGELDMPPCEIATIHGICASSVVALRHAALAVGSGEVPNAVCVASEFASRLLKASRFQAQGYGEGKRLPFETEFLRWMLSDGAGALLLANEPAPAGLSLEIETVALKSYASQFPPCMFVGTRAEVLAAQQVGWLDHPDYETASRAGAINLHQSTELLTDVVRLCVNGVFELIEEGKLDPKGIDWWVTHYSSHLFREQANELFVRGGLTIDPDRVFTNLYTSGNVGSASFPLMLGDLFRSGKLKPDQRIVCIVPESGRFMFGYVIVRVVGNDSPGARPTAVAPSVSAPPDIKTSGSPLEESLVRQLAGVWTAFETRLNRVPIVAKMFDGRMTLQDYRDLLFNLRQQVIDGSRWISRAASNVTREHFPIRSAFIGHSRDEHRDFEMIERDYASVGGNVEEIRAGQKNIGSTALSEYILSRASRENPFDLIGAMFIIEGLGRRVAARWAELIRTQLKLDPRQVSFLAYHSASDDVHFERLDAAVQSGILTDKLVDEIVTAAKVVARLYVLQLEEIGNV; this is translated from the coding sequence GTGCAACGCCGCTGTTTCATCACGTCGGTCGGGCAGTTCTTCCCCGGCGAACCGGTCACGAACGAACAGATGGAAGCGCGCCTGGGGCAGATCGGTCCCAGACCCTCGGGCCTGCGCGAGCGCGTGCTGCGCCAGAATAAGATCGAGCAGCGCTACTACGCACTCGATAACAATCAGCACACCACACACACCAACGCGCAAATGGCCGCCCGCGCCGTGCGCGACGCAATCGGTCGTAGTACGCTCGACCTGAAGGCCGTGCGGCTGCTCGTCGCGGCGACTTCGCAGGGCGATTTACCGCTGCCCGGGTTCGCGAGCATGGTTCATGGCGAACTCGACATGCCGCCGTGCGAGATCGCCACGATCCACGGCATCTGCGCGAGCAGCGTCGTCGCGCTGCGGCACGCCGCGCTCGCGGTCGGGTCGGGCGAAGTCCCCAACGCGGTGTGCGTCGCGAGCGAGTTCGCCAGCCGGCTCCTGAAAGCCTCGCGCTTCCAGGCACAGGGGTACGGCGAGGGCAAGCGACTACCATTTGAAACGGAGTTCTTGCGGTGGATGCTCTCGGACGGCGCGGGCGCACTCCTGCTGGCGAATGAACCCGCACCCGCTGGCCTGTCGCTCGAAATCGAAACGGTCGCGCTGAAGTCCTACGCGAGCCAGTTCCCGCCGTGCATGTTCGTCGGCACCCGCGCCGAGGTACTCGCCGCGCAGCAAGTCGGCTGGCTGGATCACCCGGATTACGAGACCGCGTCCCGCGCAGGTGCGATCAACCTGCACCAGAGCACGGAACTGCTGACCGATGTCGTGCGGTTGTGCGTGAACGGCGTGTTTGAATTGATCGAGGAAGGAAAACTCGACCCGAAGGGCATCGACTGGTGGGTGACGCACTACTCGTCACACCTGTTCCGCGAACAGGCGAACGAACTGTTTGTTCGTGGCGGATTGACGATCGACCCGGACCGCGTGTTCACGAACCTCTACACGAGCGGCAACGTCGGCTCCGCATCATTCCCGCTGATGCTCGGCGACCTCTTCCGCAGCGGGAAACTCAAGCCCGACCAGCGCATCGTGTGCATCGTGCCCGAGAGCGGCCGGTTCATGTTCGGCTATGTGATCGTCCGCGTCGTCGGGAATGACTCACCCGGTGCGCGTCCGACCGCGGTTGCCCCCAGCGTTTCCGCGCCGCCCGACATCAAAACCAGCGGGTCGCCCCTCGAAGAGTCACTGGTGCGGCAACTCGCGGGGGTGTGGACCGCGTTCGAGACGCGCCTGAACCGCGTGCCTATCGTGGCGAAGATGTTTGATGGGCGCATGACGCTTCAGGATTACCGCGATTTACTGTTCAACTTGCGGCAGCAGGTGATCGACGGGTCGCGGTGGATCTCGCGGGCCGCGTCGAACGTGACGCGCGAGCACTTCCCGATCCGGTCCGCGTTCATCGGGCACTCGCGCGACGAGCACCGCGACTTCGAGATGATCGAGCGCGACTACGCATCGGTGGGCGGGAACGTGGAGGAGATTCGCGCGGGCCAGAAGAACATCGGCAGCACGGCGCTCTCGGAATACATCCTGAGCCGCGCGAGCCGCGAGAACCCGTTCGATCTGATCGGCGCGATGTTTATCATTGAGGGCTTGGGGCGCCGGGTGGCCGCGCGCTGGGCCGAACTGATCCGCACCCAATTGAAACTGGACCCGCGCCAGGTATCGTTCCTCGCGTACCACTCTGCGAGCGACGACGTCCACTTCGAGCGCCTCGACGCCGCGGTGCAGTCCGGCATCCTGACCGATAAGCTGGTCGACGAGATCGTGACGGCCGCCAAGGTGGTGGCCCGGCTGTACGTCCTGCAACTCGAAGAGATCGGGAACGTCTAA
- a CDS encoding ABC transporter permease produces the protein MVVSDAQPEAGTVRGDPPQSVEGVRAPASPPEIEPPLTVLEPQSGWALLDLKELWRYRELLFFLALRDVKVRYKQTVLGLGWAVAQPLATMAVFALFLGKMAGASAGIEHYPLFVFAGMVAWTFFGNTVTTAANSVVANERLVTKIYFPRLVIPLSTVGVGVFDLVIASGLLAVMALSFGVVPGWSVLLLPLVVLMLGVASAGVGVLLAALIVSQRDFKYVLTFGVQLWMFATPSLYLPADALGPTAQTYLPLNPAYGLVLAFRQAALGGTFDWYAFGVSSGVGVLFAIVGALYFRRVERSFADTI, from the coding sequence ATGGTGGTATCTGATGCGCAACCCGAAGCCGGTACCGTGCGGGGAGACCCTCCGCAATCGGTCGAGGGAGTCCGTGCGCCCGCGTCTCCGCCCGAAATCGAACCGCCGCTCACCGTACTGGAACCGCAGAGCGGCTGGGCGCTACTCGACCTGAAAGAACTCTGGCGGTACCGCGAACTGCTCTTCTTCCTCGCGTTACGCGACGTCAAAGTTCGGTACAAGCAGACGGTTCTCGGGCTCGGCTGGGCGGTCGCACAACCGCTCGCGACGATGGCCGTGTTCGCGCTGTTCCTCGGTAAAATGGCGGGCGCTTCGGCGGGAATCGAGCACTACCCGCTGTTCGTGTTCGCGGGGATGGTCGCGTGGACGTTCTTCGGCAACACCGTGACCACTGCGGCCAACAGCGTGGTTGCGAACGAGCGCCTCGTCACGAAGATCTATTTCCCGCGCCTCGTGATCCCGCTCAGCACGGTCGGGGTCGGCGTGTTCGACTTGGTCATCGCCTCGGGGCTGCTCGCGGTCATGGCCCTGTCGTTCGGCGTCGTGCCGGGTTGGTCGGTCTTGTTGCTGCCACTCGTGGTGCTGATGCTCGGGGTGGCGTCGGCCGGAGTGGGGGTACTGCTCGCCGCGCTGATCGTGTCGCAACGCGACTTCAAGTACGTTCTCACGTTCGGCGTGCAGTTGTGGATGTTCGCGACGCCGAGCCTCTACTTGCCCGCCGACGCGCTCGGGCCGACCGCACAGACCTACCTTCCGCTGAACCCGGCCTACGGGCTGGTGCTCGCGTTCCGTCAGGCCGCGCTCGGCGGCACATTCGACTGGTACGCCTTCGGGGTGTCGTCGGGTGTGGGCGTGCTCTTCGCAATTGTGGGCGCGCTGTATTTCCGCCGCGTGGAACGCTCCTTCGCGGACACGATTTAG
- a CDS encoding carboxypeptidase-like regulatory domain-containing protein, producing MCSVRVLAPLLIFTIFLAGCSDSYGGRMEVSGTVKFKGQSLKDGTVSFEPLDGQPTRATALLTAGSFTIPRPTGLVPGRYLLRVSAGDGKTAVNPVEADKPPGPGGGTNIISKELIPADWNVKSKQERTIGADGPNRFEIEIP from the coding sequence ATGTGCTCAGTACGAGTACTCGCCCCGCTGTTGATTTTCACCATTTTTCTCGCCGGCTGTTCGGACTCATACGGCGGGCGGATGGAGGTCTCCGGGACGGTCAAATTCAAGGGACAGTCGCTCAAAGACGGCACGGTGTCGTTCGAGCCGCTCGACGGGCAGCCGACCCGGGCGACGGCACTGCTGACCGCGGGATCGTTCACGATCCCCAGGCCGACCGGCCTCGTACCGGGCCGATACTTGCTCCGCGTGTCAGCGGGTGATGGTAAGACGGCGGTCAACCCGGTCGAGGCCGACAAACCGCCCGGCCCCGGCGGGGGCACCAACATCATCTCCAAAGAGCTGATCCCGGCGGACTGGAACGTGAAGTCCAAGCAGGAGCGCACGATTGGTGCGGACGGCCCGAATCGGTTCGAGATCGAGATCCCTTAA